The Camelina sativa cultivar DH55 unplaced genomic scaffold, Cs unpScaffold06306, whole genome shotgun sequence genome includes the window TCTGTTTAGGGTGCTCTTTCTATGGTTACTCCGGAGTGGGCTGCTGCTTTTGCTTCACCGCCTGCTGCAATGGCTCTAGCAATGATAGCTGCAGGGGCAGCTGGCTGGGAAGCCCCGCCACCTCCTACAGCTTCACATTTTAGGCGAGACTCTTCTATGCTTGAGCGTAAGACTGCCAAACTTCAGACCTTTTCAAGCTTCCAGAAACCACTGGAGCCTCCAAACAACAATGCACCACCTCGACCAAGGGATAAAGCTGCTGCAAAAGCGGCAGCTTTGGCAGCTGCACGAGATCTTGAACGGAATGCAAAGATTGGTTCAGGAAGAGGTCTGAGTGCTGTTGCAATGGCTACTTCTGCGCAGCGGAGGAATATCGGTGACATGGAGCGTTTACAGAGATGGAACACTTCCGAAGCTATGGGAGTGGCATGGAT containing:
- the LOC109131844 gene encoding BEACH domain-containing protein C2-like, producing GALSMVTPEWAAAFASPPAAMALAMIAAGAAGWEAPPPPTASHFRRDSSMLERKTAKLQTFSSFQKPLEPPNNNAPPRPRDKAAAKAAALAAARDLERNAKIGSGRGLSAVAMATSAQRRNIGDMERLQRWNTSEAMGVAWMECLQPMDTKSVYGKDFNALSYKFI